A genomic stretch from Acidobacteriota bacterium includes:
- a CDS encoding ABC transporter permease has protein sequence MPRVGAIIVLVTILAALIGPFVVPYAPADQSLADRLARPSMSHPLGLDELGRDVLSRVLAGARISLLVGLFVVGASAGIGTILGSAAGYCGGWIDESISRIIDILMAFPGILLAIALVAVLGPSLTNVVVALASIGWVGYARLVRGQVLRAREFEFVQAARALGAPVSRVIGRHLLPSVMAPVIVQASLGMAGAIIAEASLSFLGLGVQPPTASWGTMLAGGRAHLLDAPHLTIFPGVAIALLVLGFNFLGDGLRDALDPQRSQAHER, from the coding sequence ATGCCACGTGTCGGAGCCATTATCGTGCTGGTCACCATTCTGGCGGCCCTGATCGGACCGTTCGTGGTGCCGTATGCTCCGGCAGACCAGTCGCTTGCCGATCGCCTGGCGCGTCCGTCGATGAGCCATCCGCTCGGCTTGGACGAGCTTGGCCGCGATGTGCTGTCGCGCGTGCTGGCGGGGGCGCGCATTTCGCTGCTGGTGGGGCTCTTCGTCGTCGGGGCGTCGGCTGGAATCGGTACGATCCTCGGATCGGCAGCGGGGTACTGCGGCGGGTGGATTGACGAGAGTATCAGCCGCATCATCGACATCCTGATGGCATTTCCAGGCATTCTGCTGGCGATCGCGCTGGTGGCCGTGCTCGGTCCGAGCCTCACCAACGTGGTCGTCGCGCTCGCGTCGATCGGCTGGGTGGGGTACGCCCGGCTCGTGCGCGGGCAGGTGCTGCGCGCGCGGGAGTTCGAGTTCGTGCAGGCGGCACGCGCACTGGGTGCCCCGGTGTCGAGGGTGATTGGACGCCATCTGCTTCCGTCAGTGATGGCGCCCGTCATCGTTCAGGCGAGTCTGGGCATGGCGGGCGCGATCATCGCCGAGGCGTCGCTGAGCTTTCTGGGGCTTGGCGTCCAGCCACCGACGGCGAGCTGGGGCACGATGCTCGCCGGGGGGCGAGCGCACCTGCTGGACGCCCCGCATCTGACGATCTTTCCTGGCGTCGCAATTGCTCTGCTCGTGCTGGGATTCAACTTCCTGGGCGACGGGTTGCGCGATGCGCTCGATCCTCAACGTTCCCAAGCGCATGAGCGCTGA
- a CDS encoding sigma-70 family RNA polymerase sigma factor has protein sequence MKHAPALGWSDVADRDAILVRRCTSGDDDACATLVADHQRMVFQLALHLLGDYEDARDLSQDVFFQVFRMLGRFRCQSALRTWIYRIVINQARNRQRWWRRRHRSEQVSLDAHLEQHGDRALTDSGAGPDGLLRRKETASKVWHALDALPFDQRTAVVLREIDGLSYEEIAFSLGVAVGTVKSRLTRGREALRVRLREARAV, from the coding sequence GTGAAACACGCGCCTGCCCTGGGTTGGTCTGACGTCGCGGATCGCGATGCGATCCTGGTGCGCCGGTGCACCAGCGGAGATGATGACGCGTGTGCGACTCTGGTGGCGGATCACCAGCGCATGGTCTTCCAGCTGGCGCTGCATCTGCTGGGTGATTATGAGGACGCGCGGGATCTTTCGCAGGACGTGTTCTTCCAGGTGTTCCGCATGCTTGGCCGGTTCAGGTGCCAATCTGCCTTGCGGACGTGGATCTATCGCATCGTCATTAACCAGGCCCGCAATCGGCAACGCTGGTGGCGGCGGCGCCACCGTTCCGAACAGGTGTCGCTTGATGCGCACCTGGAGCAGCACGGCGACCGCGCACTGACCGACTCCGGGGCGGGACCGGACGGACTGCTCAGACGGAAGGAAACCGCATCGAAAGTCTGGCACGCGCTGGACGCCTTGCCGTTCGACCAACGGACGGCGGTGGTGCTTCGAGAGATTGATGGATTGAGTTACGAGGAGATCGCGTTCTCGCTCGGTGTGGCGGTAGGAACAGTGAAGTCGCGGCTGACTCGCGGACGCGAGGCGTTGAGGGTTCGGCTGCGTGAGGCGAGGGCGGTATGA
- a CDS encoding DUF4382 domain-containing protein, protein MWKRFGLHHLLWIFPVAVVIVACSGNTTSPTAATSVSGVSGAASGSGPTSGTTGTSSAGIGTLSVSIKDSPFSEATAVLVTFSEVSVHMSGSDATDGEWKTLSFAGDATGLTCDLKKLEAATDLLATDSLTAGHYTQLRLTVSGATIYTTGTAPEVACATDLAPWSAMSDPMPVTVASGTLKLNREFTVPTGAATTILLDFDGDKSIHKTGNGKYLMTPVIGVVSVQ, encoded by the coding sequence ATGTGGAAACGGTTCGGACTTCATCATCTTCTCTGGATCTTTCCGGTGGCGGTTGTGATCGTGGCGTGCTCGGGAAACACTACGAGTCCGACTGCCGCCACTAGCGTCAGCGGCGTGTCCGGCGCGGCGTCAGGCTCAGGACCGACCTCCGGCACGACTGGCACCAGTTCAGCCGGCATCGGCACGCTGTCGGTGAGCATCAAGGACAGCCCGTTCAGCGAGGCCACGGCTGTCCTGGTCACGTTCTCGGAAGTCAGCGTACACATGAGCGGCAGCGACGCGACCGACGGCGAATGGAAGACCCTGTCGTTTGCGGGCGACGCCACTGGGCTCACCTGCGATCTGAAAAAGCTCGAGGCCGCCACCGATCTCCTGGCGACCGACTCGCTCACGGCCGGGCACTACACCCAGCTGCGGCTGACGGTTTCGGGCGCGACAATCTACACGACCGGGACGGCGCCCGAGGTCGCGTGCGCGACCGATTTGGCACCGTGGTCGGCGATGTCGGACCCCATGCCGGTGACCGTCGCCTCCGGCACGTTGAAACTGAACCGCGAGTTCACCGTGCCCACCGGCGCCGCGACGACGATTCTCCTGGATTTCGACGGTGACAAGTCGATTCACAAGACCGGCAACGGGAAGTACCTGATGACGCCGGTCATCGGTGTTGTGAGCGTCCAGTAG
- a CDS encoding ABC transporter permease produces the protein MWRYLARRLLLTIPVLVGVATLVFLLIHLVPGDPAQSMLGEGAAPQEVAALRSKLGLDLPLPVQFGRFISGLVRGDLGTSLRTGDPVASSIASRMPATAELALAAMLVALLIAVPLGVAAAVWKGTLIDQAAMTFALAGISIPNFWLGPMMAILFAIELGWLPVSGRGTLAHLVLPSVTLGAALAAILARMTRASLLDELHQLYVLASRARGASRSRAIWVHAFRNSLVPVVTIVGLQFGSLLTGAIITETIFSWPGVGRLLIQSINFRDYPMVQGCILLIAITYVMVNLVTDLVYGWLDPRIRLV, from the coding sequence ATGTGGCGCTATCTGGCTCGCCGTCTTCTTCTGACGATCCCGGTCCTGGTCGGCGTCGCAACACTCGTGTTTCTGCTGATCCACCTGGTGCCAGGCGATCCTGCGCAATCGATGCTCGGAGAAGGCGCGGCGCCTCAGGAGGTGGCCGCCCTCCGTTCGAAACTCGGCCTCGACCTGCCGCTGCCCGTGCAGTTCGGCCGCTTCATCAGCGGCCTGGTGCGCGGTGATCTCGGCACATCGTTGCGCACGGGCGATCCGGTGGCTTCCTCGATTGCGAGCCGCATGCCGGCGACCGCTGAACTGGCCCTTGCGGCGATGCTGGTCGCGCTGCTGATCGCCGTGCCCCTGGGCGTAGCGGCGGCGGTCTGGAAAGGCACGCTGATCGATCAGGCGGCGATGACGTTTGCCCTGGCCGGCATCTCCATCCCGAATTTCTGGCTGGGTCCGATGATGGCCATCCTGTTTGCGATTGAGCTGGGATGGCTCCCGGTCTCGGGAAGAGGCACACTTGCCCACCTGGTCCTGCCATCGGTGACGCTTGGTGCCGCGTTGGCGGCCATCCTGGCCCGGATGACCAGGGCCAGCCTGCTCGATGAACTTCACCAGCTGTACGTTCTCGCCTCACGGGCCCGCGGTGCATCGCGTTCCCGCGCGATCTGGGTTCACGCGTTTCGCAACAGTCTCGTGCCGGTGGTCACCATTGTCGGCCTGCAATTCGGATCGCTGCTGACGGGCGCCATCATCACCGAGACGATCTTTTCGTGGCCCGGCGTCGGACGGCTGCTGATCCAATCGATCAACTTCCGCGACTACCCGATGGTGCAGGGGTGCATTCTCCTGATTGCCATCACCTACGTGATGGTCAATCTCGTGACGGACCTGGTCTACGGGTGGCTCGATCCGCGGATCAGACTCGTGTAG
- a CDS encoding anti-sigma factor produces the protein MNRLSCGAVGRQLSAFHDGELPLEERIAIEAHLRGCQACERKTGDLRELGELVRLGSAEVSERLSGDLDGLQADILNRLRVEREETIPAQVSRAFVDMRLGFAAVGSTLATVVSILLMFGMLYFGPRSERSDSLAGLMETLGAPSVGSDAGMLLPRSAGAGMVADGVFNEEDAALALSAVVTRGGRLKNLEAVLSEQPTVADRDRVLRLLDQLSRAQFEPARVGGEAIAVRTVWLFAHTTVRGKMPLTPKQSGAPRVQVVMG, from the coding sequence ATGAACAGGCTGTCGTGCGGTGCGGTGGGGCGCCAGTTGTCGGCGTTTCACGACGGCGAACTGCCACTTGAGGAGCGGATTGCGATTGAAGCGCATCTGCGTGGATGTCAGGCGTGCGAACGCAAGACGGGAGATCTGCGGGAACTGGGCGAGTTGGTGCGGCTGGGGTCGGCCGAGGTGTCCGAGCGTCTGAGCGGCGATCTCGACGGGTTGCAGGCCGACATCCTGAATCGTCTCCGGGTCGAGCGCGAGGAGACCATTCCTGCCCAGGTGTCGCGGGCGTTTGTCGATATGCGTCTTGGTTTTGCGGCCGTGGGATCGACGCTGGCGACGGTCGTCTCGATTCTGCTGATGTTCGGCATGCTGTATTTCGGTCCCCGGAGCGAGCGGTCGGACTCGCTGGCTGGTCTGATGGAGACGCTTGGCGCCCCATCGGTTGGCAGCGATGCGGGCATGCTGCTGCCTCGCTCGGCCGGCGCCGGGATGGTGGCTGACGGCGTCTTCAACGAAGAGGATGCCGCGTTGGCACTCTCGGCGGTCGTGACGCGTGGGGGACGGCTCAAGAATCTGGAAGCGGTGCTCTCTGAACAACCGACGGTCGCCGATCGCGATCGCGTGCTGCGGTTGCTCGATCAGTTGTCGCGCGCGCAGTTCGAACCGGCGCGTGTCGGCGGGGAGGCCATTGCCGTCAGGACGGTGTGGCTGTTCGCGCACACGACGGTGCGCGGCAAGATGCCGCTCACGCCGAAACAGAGCGGCGCGCCTCGCGTGCAGGTGGTGATGGGGTAG
- a CDS encoding 4'-phosphopantetheinyl transferase superfamily protein — MTDTAACAASNRLASCDLLVRYVKTDGCDEGAFAQLRPQLTPDELARAARFHFARDRVAFAVGHVLVRRTLSEQTSAPPSGWSFVSNAHGKPEVQPSAGGTPWRFNISHCAGMVMTGFARDRDIGVDVESADRFRAGLEIARFCFAPEEVRAIESASEHERRTTCAAVWTLKEAYIKARGLGLTIPLADFAIDLGSMRIWFSARIADQADCWLLWRDQVGRSHMLAVAARRRPDEQLRMRVEEVALESLWSISPAGGAQFTESVVGDRAGRDGAGSVRDRAR; from the coding sequence ATGACGGACACGGCGGCCTGTGCCGCGAGCAATCGCCTTGCGAGCTGCGACCTCCTGGTCCGCTACGTGAAGACGGATGGCTGCGACGAGGGAGCCTTTGCTCAACTGCGCCCGCAGTTGACGCCCGACGAACTGGCCCGCGCCGCCCGTTTTCACTTTGCAAGAGACCGGGTCGCGTTTGCGGTCGGCCACGTGCTTGTTCGGAGGACGCTTTCAGAACAGACTTCTGCGCCGCCGTCCGGCTGGTCATTCGTTTCGAACGCCCACGGCAAGCCGGAGGTGCAGCCCTCGGCGGGGGGAACGCCGTGGCGTTTCAACATCTCGCACTGCGCCGGGATGGTGATGACCGGGTTCGCGCGTGATCGCGACATCGGCGTGGACGTGGAGTCGGCGGACCGATTTCGCGCAGGCCTTGAAATTGCCCGCTTCTGCTTTGCTCCGGAGGAGGTGCGGGCGATCGAGTCGGCGTCGGAACACGAGCGGCGAACGACGTGCGCGGCCGTCTGGACGCTGAAGGAGGCCTACATCAAGGCCCGGGGCCTGGGATTGACGATCCCGCTCGCCGATTTCGCGATCGACCTCGGCTCGATGCGCATCTGGTTCTCAGCGCGGATCGCGGACCAGGCCGACTGCTGGCTCTTGTGGCGCGATCAGGTCGGCCGGTCACACATGCTGGCCGTCGCGGCCAGACGACGGCCGGACGAGCAGCTCAGGATGCGCGTCGAGGAGGTCGCACTGGAGTCGTTGTGGTCGATAAGTCCTGCCGGCGGCGCCCAATTCACTGAATCTGTCGTTGGAGATCGAGCAGGGCGGGATGGCGCGGGTTCTGTTCGAGACCGCGCGCGATAG
- a CDS encoding tetratricopeptide repeat protein produces MGRSWIGVVLVVTLLGGLSIAVWAAVVRERDYQQLLGRGDAALAADQTDTAIEAYSGALALKGDSMIAYLRRGETYRRRGDLGNALKDLRIASRLDPAAERPAELLGDVNYSLERYVKAVEGYRQFVDVDDRNPHVFYKLGLAQFRSGNPSGAILSLRKAVALDERLAEAHYLLGLCLKAQNQPAEALHALEQATRLSPGLIAPREALADLYTRLGRPRDAIVQLEAIATLEPERPERQAAVARAYARVGRTDIAVGVLGRAAERYPDNAVIYLTLGSVWLDAAQPRGDRVALRKAIEALEPLTRGPRVSGDALALYGRSLMLSGDLAGAAAAFQKSADLLPARPATLLMLADVSERLGRLPAVRTSLERWAALTPESGQTRAAVLERLGDTCQRLGDPREAIRAWHRAADITPAPALVVRLATAEFRLGDVKAARATIARGLEQNPRHPALLDLQRQIQ; encoded by the coding sequence ATGGGGCGCAGCTGGATTGGCGTGGTACTGGTCGTCACCCTGCTGGGGGGGCTGTCGATTGCCGTCTGGGCGGCAGTCGTCAGGGAGCGCGATTACCAGCAGTTGCTCGGACGCGGGGACGCGGCGTTGGCGGCCGACCAGACCGATACCGCCATCGAGGCCTACAGCGGCGCGCTCGCCCTCAAGGGCGACTCGATGATTGCGTACCTCAGGCGCGGCGAGACCTATCGGCGGCGCGGGGATCTCGGCAACGCGTTGAAGGACCTCAGGATCGCGTCACGACTCGACCCGGCTGCGGAACGGCCTGCCGAACTGCTCGGCGATGTCAACTACAGCCTCGAGCGCTACGTCAAGGCCGTCGAAGGCTACCGCCAGTTTGTCGACGTCGACGACCGTAATCCGCATGTGTTCTATAAGCTCGGTCTGGCCCAGTTCAGGTCCGGCAATCCGAGCGGAGCGATCCTGTCCCTTCGGAAAGCCGTCGCACTCGACGAGCGCCTCGCGGAGGCACACTATCTGCTTGGTCTCTGTCTCAAGGCGCAGAATCAGCCCGCCGAGGCTCTGCACGCCCTGGAACAGGCCACCCGCCTGTCTCCTGGGTTGATTGCACCGAGAGAGGCGCTGGCAGACCTCTACACGAGGCTCGGGCGCCCCCGCGACGCGATTGTTCAGCTCGAGGCGATCGCGACGTTGGAGCCGGAGCGGCCGGAGCGGCAGGCCGCCGTGGCACGGGCCTACGCTCGGGTCGGGCGAACCGACATTGCGGTTGGGGTGCTCGGACGCGCGGCTGAGCGTTACCCGGACAATGCCGTCATCTACCTGACGCTGGGGTCAGTGTGGCTTGATGCGGCCCAGCCGCGGGGCGACCGGGTCGCGCTGCGTAAGGCCATCGAGGCGCTCGAGCCGCTGACGCGCGGCCCGCGCGTGTCGGGAGACGCGCTGGCGCTCTACGGACGGTCGTTGATGCTCTCGGGCGACCTGGCAGGGGCGGCCGCCGCCTTTCAGAAGTCGGCGGACCTGCTGCCCGCGCGTCCCGCCACACTGCTGATGCTGGCGGACGTGTCGGAGCGGCTCGGCCGGCTTCCGGCGGTTCGCACGTCGCTCGAGCGGTGGGCGGCGCTCACGCCGGAATCGGGCCAGACGCGCGCGGCGGTGCTGGAACGTCTCGGCGATACGTGTCAGCGACTGGGGGATCCGCGGGAGGCCATACGAGCGTGGCACCGGGCGGCGGACATCACGCCCGCCCCCGCCCTGGTAGTGCGACTGGCGACGGCCGAGTTCAGGCTTGGGGACGTGAAGGCAGCCCGGGCCACTATCGCGCGCGGTCTCGAACAGAACCCGCGCCATCCCGCCCTGCTCGATCTCCAACGACAGATTCAGTGA